One Dysosmobacter welbionis DNA segment encodes these proteins:
- the mobL gene encoding relaxase MobL, with amino-acid sequence MAGLIVKSPYLKCGEDHSVSGYLHYIGTRERVELLPDDRPPTRKQEQFITKLVKYFPNVKELNEFSGYETKPTKANASSLITRALEENWSALQKTEGYMKYIATRPRAERLGAWSV; translated from the coding sequence GTGGCAGGATTGATCGTGAAAAGCCCCTACCTGAAGTGTGGCGAGGATCATTCCGTCAGTGGATACCTCCACTACATCGGGACCAGGGAGCGGGTGGAGCTGCTCCCAGATGACCGTCCGCCAACCAGAAAGCAGGAGCAGTTCATCACGAAACTGGTGAAATATTTTCCGAATGTCAAAGAGCTGAATGAATTCTCCGGCTACGAAACCAAGCCTACCAAGGCCAATGCCTCCTCGCTCATCACTAGGGCGCTGGAGGAAAACTGGTCAGCACTACAGAAAACAGAGGGCTACATGAAGTACATCGCCACTCGTCCCAGGGCGGAGCGGCTGGGGGCATGGTCTGTTTAG
- the mobP3 gene encoding MobP3 family relaxase: MDLAKAMEELDHYTGKVWTHILSLKRKDATRLDCDNAKVWMNLLRTNHNDIAAMNIPPNHFRWYAAFHDEVKHPHVHMMAWSAVPGEAYLTREGIRKIKSTLTNQIFRQEMLHTYEQKSQSQDEVVREARQTIRKLPQEMARTICTRPEIEQKMAQLAEQLETVKGKKSYGYLSKPVKKTVDEVVDKLEELQVVRACYDQWCRLQGEVESCYHDKPREKKSCPRRRSSGRSRTPSFRRRNAFGWRRSPSRMMTWLSAMSRNRCRASPLPAGNYGKSSGTRPFL; this comes from the coding sequence GTGGACTTGGCAAAGGCCATGGAAGAACTGGACCACTACACTGGAAAGGTATGGACGCACATCCTCTCCCTGAAACGGAAGGATGCAACACGGCTGGACTGCGACAATGCTAAAGTGTGGATGAATCTGCTCCGGACAAACCACAACGACATCGCCGCCATGAACATTCCGCCGAATCACTTCCGATGGTACGCCGCTTTCCATGATGAGGTGAAGCACCCCCACGTACACATGATGGCGTGGTCGGCGGTACCCGGTGAGGCCTATCTCACCAGAGAGGGCATCCGCAAGATCAAGTCCACGCTCACCAACCAGATCTTCCGTCAGGAGATGCTCCACACCTACGAGCAGAAATCTCAGTCGCAGGATGAAGTGGTGCGGGAAGCTCGGCAGACCATCCGAAAACTCCCCCAGGAGATGGCTCGGACTATCTGTACTCGCCCTGAGATCGAGCAGAAGATGGCGCAGTTGGCTGAACAACTGGAAACGGTTAAGGGAAAGAAGTCCTACGGCTATCTCTCCAAGCCGGTGAAGAAAACCGTGGATGAGGTGGTGGACAAGCTGGAGGAACTGCAGGTAGTTCGTGCGTGCTATGACCAGTGGTGCAGGCTCCAGGGTGAGGTGGAAAGCTGCTACCACGACAAGCCCAGAGAGAAGAAAAGCTGTCCCAGGAGAAGGAGTTCTGGCAGATCAAGAACGCCGTCATTCAGGAGGCGGAACGCATTCGGCTGGAGGAGATCACCTTCGAGAATGATGACTTGGCTGAGTGCGATGAGTCGGAACAGGTGCAGAGCGAGTCCTCTGCCTGCTGGGAACTACGGCAAATCATCCGGGACGCGCCCTTTCCTCTGA
- a CDS encoding AEC family transporter encodes MDFFWEMLSLQETLFLLILLGVLVKKLKIIRENGRKTLSDLLIYAILPCNIVASFMGGITLPDGFVHNCILAVCISIGIQVLSIYGSKLLFRRYPANQKSVLSYGMICSNSSFVGLPIAHLMFGDLGVIYTSVFQIPLRFTMWTAGLSLFTDVSKKDAFRKLVRHPCIIAVFVGLILMVAPISLPNFLEEAIDITSGCTVPLSMIVIGTILADAPIRSLFSKSVLWYTCLRLVFFPVLIWLVLKPFPLDSTLVNVCILITGMPAGSTTSILADKYGGDAIFASQIIFASTLCSILTIPLLTFLMGV; translated from the coding sequence ATGGATTTTTTCTGGGAGATGTTATCCCTGCAGGAGACGCTGTTTCTGCTGATCCTGTTGGGTGTGCTGGTGAAAAAATTGAAGATCATCCGCGAAAACGGGCGGAAAACCCTTTCAGATCTTCTGATTTATGCGATTCTCCCCTGTAATATCGTAGCGTCCTTTATGGGTGGGATCACACTGCCCGATGGCTTTGTGCACAACTGCATTCTGGCTGTCTGTATCTCCATCGGGATTCAGGTACTGTCGATTTACGGAAGCAAGCTGCTGTTCCGCCGGTATCCGGCAAACCAGAAAAGTGTGCTGTCCTATGGCATGATCTGTTCCAATTCCAGCTTTGTAGGGCTGCCGATTGCCCATCTGATGTTCGGGGATCTGGGTGTCATCTATACTTCCGTATTTCAAATTCCCCTTCGCTTTACCATGTGGACAGCGGGTCTTTCCCTATTTACGGATGTCAGTAAAAAAGATGCCTTCCGAAAATTGGTGCGGCATCCCTGCATCATCGCGGTATTTGTGGGCCTGATTTTGATGGTAGCTCCGATCTCACTTCCAAATTTCTTAGAAGAAGCTATTGACATAACCAGCGGCTGCACAGTGCCGCTTTCCATGATCGTGATCGGTACAATTCTCGCGGATGCGCCAATCCGATCTCTATTCTCCAAATCCGTGCTATGGTACACCTGTTTACGGTTGGTGTTCTTTCCCGTGCTGATCTGGCTGGTGCTAAAGCCGTTCCCGCTGGATTCAACGCTGGTCAATGTCTGCATTCTGATAACGGGGATGCCCGCAGGCAGCACGACTTCCATTTTGGCAGACAAATACGGCGGTGATGCCATATTTGCATCGCAGATCATCTTTGCCTCCACGCTCTGCTCGATTCTGACAATCCCCTTGTTGACCTTCCTGATGGGCGTGTGA
- a CDS encoding SLC13 family permease: MSPAVITLLVLLVMVVFFVTEKLPAALVAMLGGSVLVLCGIIDPAELFSAFSGSTIVLVAAMMVVGSALFHTGIAAKMADVLVKFTGTSENGIMIAFMLVATIISAVCSGVAVVAMLLPIVISVSQRAGVSVSRQLIPMSFAASFGCNLTLMGAASNVVVNGALEDLGVPTMTFFELGKVGIPVSIAGIVFFLTIGKRFLTPGDTSDREYLAEYTGSNKAVEFNAVKAGLCLVILAVLLVAMAIDSDSFPMYLVAAFAAFVLVLTGCISQSDAYKSIDLSTLFIVAGMSAVSTGMSKSGAGALIADTAVNLLGEHPNKLLVLFIILVLVTLLTNAMMNTSCAMLVTPLFIPIVQAFGMNTTAVAIAICVAASAPFLTPVGSGTNTLIVRPGNLKFMDFFRPGLGLTVVILIVSMIFIPIFWPL, from the coding sequence ATGAGCCCTGCAGTGATTACGCTATTGGTCCTGCTGGTTATGGTTGTGTTTTTTGTGACGGAGAAGCTCCCCGCGGCCCTGGTGGCTATGCTGGGTGGCAGTGTTTTGGTGTTGTGTGGGATCATTGACCCGGCGGAATTGTTCAGCGCCTTTTCCGGCAGCACCATCGTCCTGGTGGCGGCAATGATGGTGGTTGGTTCCGCCCTCTTCCACACAGGCATCGCCGCCAAGATGGCGGATGTTCTGGTCAAATTCACAGGTACATCGGAAAACGGCATCATGATCGCCTTTATGCTGGTGGCTACAATTATCTCCGCGGTGTGCAGCGGCGTAGCCGTAGTCGCTATGCTGCTTCCCATCGTCATCAGCGTCAGCCAGCGGGCAGGTGTCTCCGTCTCCCGGCAGCTGATTCCCATGTCCTTCGCCGCAAGCTTTGGTTGCAACCTGACACTGATGGGCGCGGCCAGCAATGTAGTGGTCAACGGAGCCCTGGAGGATCTGGGCGTTCCCACTATGACCTTCTTCGAACTGGGCAAAGTGGGCATTCCGGTCTCCATTGCTGGCATTGTGTTCTTCCTGACCATCGGAAAGCGGTTCCTGACCCCTGGCGACACCTCTGACAGAGAATATCTGGCGGAATATACCGGCAGCAATAAGGCTGTGGAATTCAACGCCGTAAAGGCCGGGCTGTGCCTGGTGATCTTGGCAGTGCTCCTGGTGGCTATGGCCATCGACAGTGATTCCTTCCCTATGTATCTGGTGGCGGCCTTCGCGGCCTTTGTTCTGGTGCTGACCGGCTGTATCAGCCAGTCCGATGCCTATAAATCCATCGATCTATCCACTCTATTTATCGTGGCCGGCATGAGCGCTGTCTCCACAGGCATGAGCAAAAGCGGTGCCGGCGCCCTGATCGCCGATACAGCGGTAAACCTGCTGGGCGAACATCCCAACAAGTTGCTGGTGCTGTTTATCATTCTGGTTCTGGTAACTCTGCTGACCAATGCCATGATGAACACCTCCTGTGCCATGCTGGTCACCCCGTTGTTCATTCCCATCGTGCAGGCATTTGGCATGAACACCACCGCCGTGGCCATCGCCATCTGTGTGGCAGCATCCGCTCCGTTCCTGACCCCGGTGGGCAGCGGCACCAACACCCTGATCGTCCGTCCGGGCAACCTGAAGTTCATGGACTTCTTCCGCCCCGGCCTGGGGCTGACGGTGGTCATTCTCATCGTATCCATGATCTTCATTCCCATTTTCTGGCCTCTGTAA
- a CDS encoding SEL1-like repeat protein, with translation MLGKLYLTGQSVQPDQVQAIVWFGRSAEGNQYAQFFLERHDDIRPPSVMLAVTRLLYHMSRSFEDCSLPRSSTGLRIDRKRRQKLQARRIALGHKPDDHEDE, from the coding sequence ATGCTGGGAAAGTTGTATCTGACTGGGCAGAGTGTTCAGCCGGATCAGGTCCAGGCAATAGTGTGGTTCGGCAGGTCCGCTGAGGGAAATCAGTACGCCCAGTTCTTTCTGGAGCGGCACGATGATATTCGACCGCCCTCTGTCATGCTGGCAGTTACCCGCCTGCTCTACCACATGAGCCGGAGCTTTGAGGACTGCTCCCTGCCTCGATCCAGCACTGGTCTGCGCATCGACCGGAAGCGCCGGCAGAAACTCCAGGCGAGGCGTATCGCTCTGGGCCACAAGCCGGATGACCATGAGGATGAGTAG
- a CDS encoding LysR family transcriptional regulator, whose translation MVLHNYEYFVAIVDEGSLTKAAEHLYVSQPSLSQYLKRLEANLGVELFDRSASPLRLTYTGERYYQYVLQMMKLDENIRREFQDIKNQTSGRLRLGVALWRGACLLPDVFPSFHRQYPDIHIELTEGRSVQLESALMNDKIDLAVMNLPRTLDYSKLVSEVVCEERILIAAPTQHPYVQNLLADCPTLGGYPVASLELVTHIPLILTKPGQNLTHEVKHALGKSHIEPDLLMETANLTTAINLTAQGIACAFVPEEGAKVCQHPGAVTYFAVDSPDLVWDLAAVYRKDTYLTRLSQLFIDVMKQQLRRE comes from the coding sequence ATGGTCTTGCATAACTATGAGTATTTCGTAGCCATCGTAGATGAGGGGAGCCTAACAAAAGCAGCTGAGCACCTGTATGTCTCCCAGCCTTCGCTCAGTCAGTATCTGAAAAGGCTGGAGGCGAATCTGGGCGTAGAACTGTTTGATCGCAGCGCCTCGCCGCTCCGGCTGACCTATACCGGTGAACGCTATTATCAATACGTCCTGCAGATGATGAAGCTGGATGAAAATATCCGCCGGGAATTTCAGGACATCAAAAACCAAACCAGCGGACGCCTCCGATTAGGAGTGGCGCTGTGGCGGGGCGCTTGCCTGCTGCCGGATGTATTCCCCAGCTTTCACCGGCAGTATCCGGACATTCACATCGAACTGACTGAGGGGCGCTCCGTCCAACTGGAAAGCGCATTGATGAACGATAAAATCGACCTTGCAGTGATGAATCTACCCCGCACGCTGGATTACAGCAAACTGGTATCGGAGGTCGTTTGCGAAGAACGGATTCTAATCGCCGCCCCCACACAACACCCTTATGTGCAGAACTTACTTGCAGACTGCCCGACCCTTGGAGGCTATCCTGTTGCCTCGCTGGAGCTGGTAACCCATATTCCCCTGATCCTGACGAAACCCGGACAGAATTTGACCCACGAGGTTAAACACGCTCTTGGGAAGAGTCATATTGAGCCAGATCTCCTTATGGAGACAGCCAATCTGACCACAGCTATTAATTTGACCGCTCAGGGCATTGCCTGCGCTTTTGTGCCAGAAGAGGGTGCGAAAGTCTGCCAGCACCCTGGCGCAGTGACTTATTTTGCAGTGGATTCCCCGGATCTGGTATGGGATTTAGCGGCCGTGTATCGGAAGGACACCTATCTGACGCGTCTTTCCCAGCTGTTCATTGATGTCATGAAACAGCAGCTCCGACGAGAATAA
- a CDS encoding helix-turn-helix transcriptional regulator: MKESHYKSYDDLPLFLNAKTVAKVLGVSPSSGYELLHDPGFPVMRVGNRMVVPKEQFIQWVSDHTGGGT, translated from the coding sequence ATGAAAGAGTCCCATTACAAAAGCTATGATGATCTGCCTCTGTTTCTCAATGCAAAAACAGTGGCAAAGGTTCTGGGCGTGTCACCATCTAGCGGTTACGAGTTGCTGCACGACCCGGGCTTCCCGGTGATGCGCGTCGGGAACCGGATGGTGGTGCCCAAGGAGCAGTTCATACAGTGGGTGAGCGATCACACAGGAGGTGGAACATGA
- a CDS encoding helix-turn-helix domain-containing protein, which produces MKYRNYRDVFFLPNELFQLGLDYGELAVCSFLKRCKNRKTHQCWHSIKTIGHAVGMSENTVRKCIRRLEER; this is translated from the coding sequence ATGAAGTATAGAAATTACCGAGACGTTTTCTTTCTGCCCAACGAGTTGTTTCAGCTGGGACTGGACTATGGAGAACTGGCGGTCTGCAGTTTCCTGAAACGGTGCAAAAATCGAAAGACACATCAGTGCTGGCACAGCATCAAAACGATTGGCCATGCGGTAGGCATGAGTGAGAACACGGTGCGCAAGTGCATCCGCCGACTGGAGGAGCGGTAG
- a CDS encoding tyrosine-type recombinase/integrase — MQRKLLESGNIFKRSDGRWNGVVWYSDEQSSKKRKSFCGTSKQEVKDKITAYLADFDRQLTASDESKAKFEESMGKWLRVFKFPSVERGTYDRLECTAKYQIYPILGGKVVGDITSADIKALLNHWMNEGYAYTTVKKVYNILTDYFRYLTQQEYIPKNPMAAAPMIKKSNFMASQGKEDLPTFETVTIFTPEEITKFKAEAVRTWENGTPIYQQAAAYTLMLNTGLRTGEALGLLNSDIDLENRVIHLQRGVKEVFRREGTESTSGREVKIGKLKSTSSKRDVPLNQAAVDAILTLRAERYFGEDSPLISDEHGGYTRPVNFRKRYYRILEAAGLEQRGLHALRHTFATNLVNGVKQPNGTIRALSPRQVADLLGHSTSEITELYYVKKDTSRLAGITAGFDL, encoded by the coding sequence ATGCAGCGAAAACTATTGGAAAGCGGAAACATCTTCAAACGATCAGACGGCCGCTGGAACGGCGTGGTCTGGTACTCGGATGAGCAGAGTTCAAAGAAACGCAAATCCTTCTGCGGGACCAGCAAACAAGAGGTCAAAGATAAAATCACTGCCTACCTTGCCGACTTCGACCGCCAGCTCACGGCCTCAGATGAGTCCAAGGCAAAGTTTGAGGAAAGCATGGGCAAGTGGCTCCGGGTATTCAAATTTCCCTCTGTGGAGCGCGGCACCTACGACCGGCTGGAGTGCACCGCCAAGTATCAGATCTACCCGATCCTCGGCGGCAAGGTGGTGGGTGACATCACCTCGGCAGATATCAAAGCCCTGCTGAATCACTGGATGAATGAGGGCTACGCCTACACCACAGTCAAGAAGGTCTACAACATCCTTACCGACTACTTCCGCTACCTGACTCAACAGGAGTACATCCCGAAGAACCCAATGGCTGCGGCTCCCATGATCAAGAAGTCAAACTTCATGGCTAGCCAGGGCAAGGAGGATCTGCCAACCTTCGAAACTGTGACCATCTTCACCCCGGAGGAGATCACAAAGTTCAAGGCGGAGGCTGTCAGGACCTGGGAAAACGGGACGCCCATCTATCAGCAGGCGGCCGCCTATACGCTGATGCTGAACACCGGACTCCGCACAGGCGAAGCCCTCGGACTGCTGAACAGCGACATCGATCTGGAGAACCGCGTCATCCACCTCCAGCGGGGCGTGAAAGAGGTTTTCAGGCGGGAAGGCACCGAATCCACCAGCGGCCGGGAGGTGAAGATCGGCAAGCTGAAGAGCACCTCCAGCAAACGGGATGTGCCCCTCAATCAGGCGGCAGTGGACGCCATCCTGACTCTGAGAGCGGAGCGATACTTCGGAGAGGACAGCCCTCTCATCTCGGATGAACACGGAGGTTATACCCGGCCGGTAAACTTCCGGAAACGATACTACCGCATTCTGGAGGCGGCTGGACTGGAGCAGCGGGGACTCCATGCCCTCCGACACACCTTCGCCACCAATCTGGTCAACGGAGTCAAACAGCCGAATGGAACCATCCGCGCGCTCTCTCCCCGGCAGGTGGCCGACCTCCTCGGCCACTCCACCTCAGAGATCACAGAACTCTACTACGTGAAAAAGGATACCTCCCGGCTGGCAGGAATCACGGCAGGATTCGATCTCTAA
- a CDS encoding SEL1-like repeat protein has translation MERLAEQSDLHAQYLMGLLYRDGLLLIPDSQSAKYWLTQAAKQGLPEAQYALDKLLSLTILKSVIRTGASAA, from the coding sequence TTGGAACGGCTGGCGGAACAGAGTGATCTCCATGCGCAGTACCTGATGGGTCTACTCTACCGGGATGGCCTTCTACTGATCCCGGACAGCCAGAGCGCGAAATACTGGCTCACCCAGGCGGCAAAGCAGGGATTGCCGGAGGCACAGTACGCTCTGGACAAACTGCTTTCTCTGACGATCTTGAAGTCTGTGATTCGGACGGGGGCATCCGCTGCTTGA
- a CDS encoding RraA family protein: protein MSIGCKIVKDFQRPAPELVTRFKDMPVANIDDNMGRIAAVDAAIEPIGYKGQLLGTAFTVRVPQGDNLMFHAAMDLAKPGDVIVIDAGGFTDRAIFGELMATYCKARGIKGIVCDGAIRDRGGLAAMEDFHVYARSATPNGPYKNGPGEINVPVVIGGKLVRPGDIVVGDDDGVLFIDPAIAAELADATEAVEKKEADIMAHILGDGTYIRPWVDEKLKEISCEIL, encoded by the coding sequence ATGTCTATCGGATGCAAGATCGTAAAGGATTTTCAGCGGCCCGCCCCGGAGCTGGTGACCCGGTTCAAAGATATGCCGGTGGCCAACATCGATGACAACATGGGCCGCATCGCCGCAGTGGACGCGGCCATCGAGCCCATTGGATACAAAGGACAGCTGCTGGGCACGGCCTTCACCGTCCGGGTCCCTCAGGGCGATAACCTGATGTTTCACGCTGCCATGGATTTGGCAAAGCCCGGTGATGTCATCGTCATTGATGCCGGCGGCTTCACAGACCGGGCCATTTTCGGCGAGCTGATGGCCACCTACTGCAAGGCCCGCGGGATCAAGGGCATCGTCTGCGACGGTGCCATCCGGGACCGGGGCGGTCTGGCGGCTATGGAGGACTTCCACGTCTACGCCCGGTCCGCCACCCCCAACGGCCCCTATAAGAACGGCCCCGGCGAGATCAACGTCCCCGTGGTGATTGGTGGAAAACTCGTCCGTCCCGGCGACATCGTAGTGGGCGATGACGACGGTGTGTTGTTCATTGATCCCGCCATCGCCGCAGAGCTGGCGGATGCCACCGAGGCGGTTGAGAAGAAAGAAGCCGACATCATGGCCCATATTCTGGGGGACGGCACCTACATCCGTCCCTGGGTAGATGAAAAGCTGAAGGAAATCAGCTGCGAAATCCTGTAA
- a CDS encoding 2-hydroxyacid dehydrogenase, with translation MRAIVVDKDYGSVTPQELDRVAAAYQAAGIQMELLEYQVEATRQKEPTEEEIIAGCQGAQVLLATGNPPITRKVMETLPEVKFVQRFGAGVNSIDLAAAAELGVIVLNLPGFCAKELADVATAMIMGLIRNTAYYDREVRKGNWPKCQYLLPPDVRELTLGLYGFGLAGRHLHDIFHNGFGTKVISCDPYISDAVKAQYPDVEFVSFEELITRSDIISIHVVLTPETTHVFNKEVFKKMKNTAMIINTSRGPVIDNDDMVWALQNGEILYAGLDTVEREPLPENDPLKTLDNVIVNPHCGSYGVGSKKTQIQMVCDLVPTAVTTGKVAARCVADRDVLNKETGFTFI, from the coding sequence ATGAGAGCAATTGTCGTTGACAAAGATTACGGCAGCGTCACACCCCAAGAACTGGACCGTGTGGCGGCAGCCTATCAGGCGGCCGGGATCCAGATGGAGCTGCTGGAGTACCAGGTGGAAGCGACTCGTCAGAAGGAGCCCACAGAAGAGGAGATCATCGCGGGCTGCCAAGGAGCCCAGGTGCTCCTGGCCACCGGCAACCCGCCCATCACCCGCAAGGTGATGGAGACCCTGCCGGAGGTGAAGTTCGTCCAGCGGTTTGGCGCCGGCGTCAACAGCATCGACCTGGCGGCCGCCGCAGAGCTGGGCGTGATCGTTTTGAACCTGCCTGGCTTCTGCGCCAAGGAGCTGGCTGACGTGGCCACCGCCATGATCATGGGGCTGATCCGCAACACCGCCTACTATGACCGGGAGGTGCGCAAGGGCAACTGGCCCAAATGTCAGTACCTGCTGCCCCCTGATGTGCGGGAGTTGACTCTGGGGCTCTACGGCTTCGGCCTGGCAGGCCGCCATCTCCACGATATCTTCCACAATGGGTTCGGCACAAAGGTCATCAGCTGCGATCCGTACATCAGCGATGCCGTCAAAGCTCAGTACCCGGATGTAGAGTTCGTGTCCTTTGAGGAGCTGATCACCCGCAGCGACATCATCTCCATCCATGTCGTGCTGACCCCGGAAACCACCCACGTGTTCAACAAAGAAGTCTTCAAAAAGATGAAGAATACCGCCATGATCATCAACACCAGCCGAGGCCCCGTCATCGACAACGACGATATGGTCTGGGCCCTGCAAAATGGCGAGATCCTGTACGCCGGCCTGGACACCGTGGAGCGGGAGCCTCTGCCGGAAAATGACCCGCTGAAGACGCTGGACAACGTCATCGTCAACCCCCACTGCGGCAGCTATGGCGTGGGCAGCAAGAAGACCCAGATCCAGATGGTCTGCGATCTGGTCCCCACCGCCGTGACTACAGGTAAAGTAGCCGCCCGCTGCGTGGCGGACCGAGACGTACTGAATAAAGAGACTGGCTTTACATTTATCTGA